GACCTGGGGCTGACAGCGCAGGCTGTAGGGGTCCTGTACTTTTTCGCAGTTCTCATGGGATTCGCCGATTTCACTGCGGTCTCCCAGCAGGTCGCGGTAGCTCGCGGCCACATCGCGCTGCGCTTTCTGGCCGCGCACCAGGTGAATGCGATCGTCGAAGGGGCGGCGCGAGCCTTTGGCGGCTTCCAGGGTCAGGGAGCCGGTTACCACGGCGCCGGCAAACAGGTCTTCTGCGGAGAACAGCCCCTGCAGGGCAAACGCGGTGGACGCCTGGGTGCCATTCAGCAGCGCCAGACCCTCTTTCGGTGCGAGTACTACCGGGCGCATTTCCGCAAAGCGCAGGCCTTCGGCGGCGGATTTGCGCTCACCGTTGATAAAGCACTCGCCTTCGCCCAGCAGCACCACGCTCATATGCGCCAGCGGGGCCAGGTCACCGGAGGCACCTACGGAACCTTTTTCCGGAATCGCCGGGTACACACCGGCATTGACCAGCTTGATCAGCGCTTCGATCACTTGCAGGCGGATACCGGAAAAGCCGCGTGCGAGGGAGTTGATCTTCAGCACCATCAGCAGGCGCACGGTGTCTTCGCTCATGAAGTTGCCGGTACCGGCCGCATGGGAAAGTACGATGGCGCGCTGCAGGGTTTCCAGGTCTTCTTTCTTGATGCTGGTGTTCGCCAGCAGGCCGAATCCGGTGTTGATGCCGTATACGGTGCGACCCTGTTCCAGTACATCGGCGACGGTTTTCGCGGACGCATTGATGGCCGCGTGGGCGCCTTTGTTCAGGCTCAGTTTTACCGGCTCGCGGGCGACGCGGCGCAGTTGTTCCAGGCTCAGTTGGCCGGGGGTGATTTCCAGTTGGTACATGATGTCTTTCACCAAAAATTTGGGTTCTTGCCTGTAGGAGCCTGCCTTGCAGGCGAATCAGGTCGGAGTGCTCTTCTGTTCGCCTGCACGGCAGGCTTCTACGGCGTGGATATGTTCAGGCTCTGGAATTAATCCTTGAGCATCGGCAGATCGAGGCCTTGCTCTTTTGCACATTTCTTGGCGATGTCATAAGCCGCATCAGCATGGCGCATAACACCGGTGGCCGGGTCGTTCCACAGTACGCGCTCGATGCGCTTTTTCGCCGCTTCGGTACCGTCACACACAATCACCACACCAGAGTGCTGGGAGAAGCCCATGCCCACGCCGCCGCCGTGGTGCAGGGACACCCAGGTCGCGCCGGAGGCGGTATTCAGCAGCGCGTTCAGCAGCGGCCAGTCGGAGACGGCGTCACTGCCGTCCATCATGGATTCGGTTTCGCGGTTGGGGCTGGCAACGGAGCCGGAGTCGAGGTGGTCGCGGCCGATCACGACCGGGGCTTCCAGTTCGCCGTTGGCGACCATCTCGTTGAACGCCAGCGCGAGACGCGCGCGGTCTTTCAGGCCGACCCAGCAGATACGTGCGGGCAGGCCCTGGAACTGGATGCGCTCGCGCGCCATGTCCAGCCAGTTGTGCAGCTGCGGGTTGTCCGGAATCAGTTCTTTGACCTTGGCGTCGGTCTTGTAGATATCTTCCGGGTTGCCGGATAGCGCGGCCCAGCGGAAGGGGCCGATGCCTTCACAGAACAGCGGGCGGATGTAGGCGGGTACAAAGCCGGGGAAGTCGAATGCATTCTCGACGCCCACTTCGAACGCCATCTGGCGGATGTTGTTGCCGTAGTCGAGGGTGGCGGCGCCGCGCTCTTGCAGGGTGAGCATGGCCTGCACCTGCACGCCCATGGATTTTTTGGCTTCCCGCACGACAAGCGCTTCGTCCTGTTTGCGCATTTCGGCGGCGTATTCCATGGTCCAGCCTTTTGGCAGGTAGCCGTTCAGCGGGTCGTGGGCGGAGGTCTGGTCGGTGACGCAGTCCGGCAGGATGCCGCGCTCGACAATTTCCGGGAAGACGTCGGCGGCGTTGCCGAGCAGACCGACGGAAATGGCTTCACCGTTTTCCATCGCTTCGTTGATCATTGCCAGGGCTTCGTCGAGGCTGGTGGCTTTCTTGTCCACGTAGCCGGTGCGCAGGCGGAAGTCGATGCGGGTTTCATCACATT
This is a stretch of genomic DNA from Microbulbifer bruguierae. It encodes these proteins:
- the hutH gene encoding histidine ammonia-lyase — protein: MYQLEITPGQLSLEQLRRVAREPVKLSLNKGAHAAINASAKTVADVLEQGRTVYGINTGFGLLANTSIKKEDLETLQRAIVLSHAAGTGNFMSEDTVRLLMVLKINSLARGFSGIRLQVIEALIKLVNAGVYPAIPEKGSVGASGDLAPLAHMSVVLLGEGECFINGERKSAAEGLRFAEMRPVVLAPKEGLALLNGTQASTAFALQGLFSAEDLFAGAVVTGSLTLEAAKGSRRPFDDRIHLVRGQKAQRDVAASYRDLLGDRSEIGESHENCEKVQDPYSLRCQPQVMGACLQQIRFASEVLLAEANGVSDNPLVFTDVENPENSDIISGGNFHAEPVAMVADNLALAIAEIGSLSERRMALLIDSNLSGLPPFLVDNGGVNSGFMIAQVTSAALASENKTFAHPASVDSLPTSANQEDHVSMATFAGRRLRDMADNTCGILAVELLAACQGLDFRAPLKTTEKLENAKAALRARVPFYDKDRYFAPDIEEAKQLLASAYYREYLATEMLPSNR
- the hutU gene encoding urocanate hydratase, whose translation is MTDKRHDPSRKIIAPTGTQLNAKSWLTEAPLRMLMNNLHPDVAERPEDLVVYGGIGRAARDWECYDKIVEVLKRLEDDETLLVQSGKPVGVFKTHADAPRVLIANSNLVPHWANWEHFNELDKKGLAMYGQMTAGSWIYIGSQGIVQGTYETFAAVARKHFDGVAKGKWVLTGGLGGMGGAQPLAATMAGFSMIAVECDETRIDFRLRTGYVDKKATSLDEALAMINEAMENGEAISVGLLGNAADVFPEIVERGILPDCVTDQTSAHDPLNGYLPKGWTMEYAAEMRKQDEALVVREAKKSMGVQVQAMLTLQERGAATLDYGNNIRQMAFEVGVENAFDFPGFVPAYIRPLFCEGIGPFRWAALSGNPEDIYKTDAKVKELIPDNPQLHNWLDMARERIQFQGLPARICWVGLKDRARLALAFNEMVANGELEAPVVIGRDHLDSGSVASPNRETESMMDGSDAVSDWPLLNALLNTASGATWVSLHHGGGVGMGFSQHSGVVIVCDGTEAAKKRIERVLWNDPATGVMRHADAAYDIAKKCAKEQGLDLPMLKD